The sequence GCCGCTCACGCTGCTGGCGGGAGTGGGGAAGGCGTTAGTCGCGGTGAGCTGCTGGGCAGGCTGCGCAGACATTGCGAGTGAGGAGGGAGGGGATGAAGAGTCTGGAGCCGACTGAGATGCGCTCTGGGCGGGTGACGTCGACTGTGTCGTTGAGAAGCTCGATGCATAGCTCTGAGGGGTGGCGGTCATAAATGGAGAAGGGAAACGGACGTGAGCGGCTCGATCGTCAAGATGAGCGGTCGGGGTTGAGTGTGGTAGGCGATGGTGCCACTGGGATTTCTGAGGTTCCAAAAGTGGCGACTGGGGGACTGATGCTGAACTCACGCGCCGCAGCATGAGAAGATCAGTGTGTCCCAGAGGCGAGGAAGGCCGTCAGAGTTCTCAATCAATCCCACGGTGCTGAGATCCAGAGAGCCGACGATGATCCCGAACTGAGTCTCCAGCCAAAGGGCGAGAAAGGTCCTTCTTTGGGGGCGACGCTTGATGATGAAGGGAGGCGCCGGCCTTTGTCGCCCGCCCTACACGCCGCATCTAGCCTGTTCGGGTTTAGCGGCTGACTTGACTGGTCCCGTGATCATTTCAGTCACGTGTATAATCTTATGTAACTCGCTCCGTCTAACTTAACTAAGTTAGTTTaaatctacggagtataagCAAAGCGATACACAGTGCGGAGTATACTAAACTACGGCATTCAGCTATTCGTTCCCTCCCTATCGACCGCGTCTGCCAGCTCCGCCAGGCTTCTGAACTGCCACCCGAAAGCCACCCTCCCCGTCTGGATATACTCCTTCACCTCCCCTCCCATCCCGCTCTGCCCGCCATCGCCCCGGGCAATCCACGCGCTGCTCAGGCCTATCTTCTTCGCCGGCTCATGATCGTGATGCAGGCTCTGCGCAACATGCAGAATATCCTCCTTCTCCACCCCGAATTCCTCCTTCACATGGGATATCAGATACTCAAAGTTCCGTAGGTCGGGCTTGTACGACCCAATATCCTGCGCAGTGTATATCGCGTCAAAGAATGGCCCACCTGCCATCAGATCGCGATGCACACCGTCCAGCGGGCCATGCAGAGTCTTCTCAAACGAGGCACGGTCAACGTTCGACACCGGAACAAGCTTGAACCGCTTCTTGAGCCGGCGCATCGCATCGACGGTGTCGGGGAAAGGCGGCCAGGTAGCTATGCTGGCAGCGAACATGCATGCTTCCTCGTCCAGTAAGTGTTCCGCATCGTTCCCCTGGGGGACGACATGGAGTTCTTTTGCCAATTGCTCGTACGCAGTCTTCAGCACATGGTCGTAGGTAAGCCGTGGCTGTGTAGTCTGCAGACCGCGCTCATGTTTACCGAACGCTTTTCCCAGCGCGAGATGATCGGATCTAAGGGGATGGTTATCTGGGAGGCGGGATACCAGTGGCTTCAGTGCTTCGTGAATTCCTGTTTCCCAGTCCACGAGGGTGCCATAGATGTCAAATGATAGCAGGCGAAATGAGGTGAGGGGTCGATCTGCGGCCATGCTGGGAGGGTTGCTCTGTAAGAAATATAGATCCGTGTCGCAGGAAGATATCCAATGGGGACGACAGCTAGTTACCTTGTAAGGCCAGATCTAGACATGTGGAGTTCGAGAGTTTATAGCAATTGTTGGATGATATTGATTGTCTCCCGCTCGTAATATCATTGAAACACGGCGCTTGGCGTGCGGAGGGGCTAGAGGGGATTCGGAGTCCCTCTTTGGTTACCCGACAGCCATGAGTGCCTGATAGGGCGTACTTTGTGCGGCGAAACCGGAAGAGAACAACATAGCTAGATGGTTTGACTTCATATCGCATAAAGGTATAGTTACCCTCCACTATACTATGCGATAAGTTGGACCGAACAGAGACCTCCTATAAGCCTACAAATATCCGCTATCGTGCATctccttttgtttcttctagtTCGTGTCCATCTCAGAGCAGCGAGGGAATTGCTTCACATATCAAGCCGCCCTCGCTGTCGGTAGCAAGTAGACTTGTTAATATGGACAGCGCTCAAAGAACCGCTCGTCCACGCAAGGAGAGCATCCTTCCTCTGATACCGGTGTTTTTACGTCGACACCTGGCAAATCGCCACTAGAATCGGAACAACCGAGGGTCCGCTTACTATACAGTACGATATAACGTTATCGCCCCGCCGTAAAACCTTCCCGAAATGCGCCGGAATTAATCCGCGCGAAATATCTTCAAATCGCAACGCTTCAAGGAAAGAATTCGCAGCTTGTGCATATACCCAGTTACTATTCACCATCACCACTAGAGCACgctcaaaaaagaaacaagaaTAACAAAACAATGGTCTCTAATTTCGAATCGGCCCTGCACGCGATAGATAATGCGCACTCAGACGATCCGAATGTCGTGACAATTGACGACAAACAGGTTCCCTATGAACTTCACTACGCCAACAAAATGTCCAAATACCTCACCCTGCACACTCCGTCCCCGTCAGACCTCCTCCGTCTAGCGGTGCGCGCGCAGCACCTTCGCCGATGGGAAGTACCTCGCTCTTCCTACCCAATGAACAAAATGGGCTATCTATCATGGAGAGCAGCTTTAAAGAAGCGCCATGCCAGCTTGGTGGAGGAGATTTGTTTGAATTCTGGCTATTCGGCCGCGGACTCGGAGAGGGTTGCGGCCCTGGTTCGGAAGGAGAACATGAAGACGGACGAGGAGTGTCAGGTCCTGGAGGACGTTGCGTGCTTGGTGTTCCTGGATGACCAGTTCGAGGAGTTTGAGCGGGAGCACGACGAGGAGAAGGTGATAGGGATTCTCAGGAAAACATGGGGCAAGATGTCCGACAGGGGACATGAGCTGGCTCTGGAGATCCCGCTGTCAAGCAGAGGCAAGGAGCTGATTACGAGGGCCTTGACGTAGAGACATAAGCATTGGGAGGCTTAATTCAAATTTTGCTTATTGGGTATAGTCTAAACTATCCTGCAAAGTCTGTAAGCACCGGTTTACTCCTGGTGTCTTTTCCCCTTTATTATGGCGCCGAACCCCAAGGACAACAACCAATCAATCGCAGAGAGTACTCGCTGAAATCGAAAGCAGTAAGCCAACGCCCCCAACCGCTGGTTACCCGGCCCCTTGATCAATAGCACGCACTAACGCAATCGCGGCCCCGGCAGCCAAACCTCCAACCAAGATCATCTGAAGTCCGCCCTTGATGCCGGCGATAATGTTGTCCCTACCGTACCAGCCGCGAACGATGCAGGTTTTGATGTATCCAAAGACGAGGAGCGTGACGCCCATGACGCCAATACTCCAGTAAAGAGCCACCAAGACCTTGTCAATGTAAAAGTATGGGATCAAGGGGATGAAACCGCCAACAAAGTAACCCAAGGCAAGAGTGATCGCGGAGATCCAGGCCTGGTTACAGTTTGGCTCTGCTTCGCCGTGGTGGAATTTCAGGAGAAAGCCCATGAGTAGGTTCGGTGAATCGTGCAGTTTGTTGCTGATATCCTCCACGACGCTCTCCGGGACTCCAAATTCAGCGAAGACCTGGCGAACGCGCGTGGCAGTCTCCTCTGGCGCGCCATCGATTAACTCTTCAGTCTCGCGTCTGGTAGCCTGGTAAGATTCCCTGCACACCGGGATGTCAGCTGGTGTCCTCCATGACACTCTTTACCCACCAACGAAGCAGGTTAATGGGATAGCTTACATCTCGCTCTTGGCTCCTACATATCCGCCAAGGCCCATCGAAATAGCTCCTGCTGCAAGCTCTGCAAGACCACCGAGCACGACGACTTTGGTATTGCCCAGAGCCGAAAGACCTGCACTGAGAGCAAACGGAACGGTCAAGCCGTCAGAAAGACCCAAGATGGCATCGGAGATGATCCTTGGGTTGATGCGGGAGCGAGTCGAGGCGTTGCTGGCGTTGTCATCAAAGGTGTCGTAAGTCTGCGCCTCCAAATCGAGGAGTCTGCGGCCCTGGCCGTTTTGCAGGCTGCTCTCGCCTTCGTCCGACAGCAGGTGGCGTTGCTCTATAGGGATAGGGATGCGTTAGAGGATTCGATCTGGAACGGCACCTGGGGGGGTTTTCTCTTAAAGGTGTGAACTCACCAAGCCTCTTCCGGAGGCGGTCCTGGGTAGATGGCGGGGAAGGCCCAAGTAGTAGTCTCTTCAGTACCAAGAAGCATGCCatttctgctgctttttgtAGGAGACTGTGGGTTGTGCCGGATGGTGGAAGGAAGCAAACgtgaaaggaaaagaagtgTTCTTAGAGACTCTTCCGGTAGGATCCGCCGAGAATGTGTGCGTTAGACACAGCACGAGTTGAGGTTCCTCTAGCCACGGATTCACTTGTTTAGATCTATATAGGTGCACCCCGTCCATGAATGCACGTGGTTGTTAATGAAAGAAAGGAACATCATATTGAGATGCTGGAGATCCCTTTCCCCTTAAATTTTACAGTCCTTCAAAGCCCTGAGCGAGTAGCAAGATCAGCATTGGTAACCTGTCTCAGGTTTTTTTCCATAGCGAACAACTATTTACCATAGATTCTGAGATATCAACCTTTCGCAACTCCGTAGATCCGCACAAAGCTTCATTGCCACCAGGCCAATAGCATCACAGCAAATAGTAAGCTACTTCTGGTGTTTCTGGTTGGCTAAAGTGGTGGAAGTTAGTTTCGTTGAGTTTGAGAGTTTTGCTCATCCATTTAGTTAAACGCTGTCACCGCCTTGGAGCGCGCCAGTTCATCACCACCTAACCAGCAAGGACAGCTCCTGATGATTGTCAGGCCGGCCCTCCGCCAAGAGTCACagatttaaaaaaaaagccacTCTTCCGCAGCCAGCTAGAGGCTACTACTTTGCCTGATTTTGAaccaattttttttcttttgcctcAGCAATGGAGAGCAGAGGAGCCGCCGACAGCCAGGATCCCTCGGCATTTCTCAGCGGGATCACTGGCGCATCCGTGACCGTCAAGCTTAATTCTGGCGTCGTCTACAAAGGTACGTTGTTGTaaaccctttttttttttcccgaTATGAGCTTATCCCGGTTGGTCTTCCTTTTTTGTAGGCGAACTGCAGTCTATAGATGGGTATATGAACATCGCCCTGGAAAAGACGCAGGAATTTGTCAACGGAAAGTTAAGAAAATCCTATGGCGATGTCTTTGTACGGGGAAATAATGGTAAGATACAATCGAGGGCTCCTTTTTCCGTACATACATGAACTCTTTTTTGCTAACATGCCGTTGTAGTCCTTTACATCTCAGCCGACTGATGCCAGAGCCATGGAAAGTGCTCTTTGGGTTT is a genomic window of Coccidioides posadasii str. Silveira chromosome 3, complete sequence containing:
- a CDS encoding uncharacterized protein (EggNog:ENOG410PIDI~COG:S~BUSCO:11800at33183) — protein: MSRSGLTSMAADRPLTSFRLLSFDIYGTLVDWETGIHEALKPLVSRLPDNHPLRSDHLALGKAFGKHERGLQTTQPRLTYDHVLKTAYEQLAKELHVVPQGNDAEHLLDEEACMFAASIATWPPFPDTVDAMRRLKKRFKLVPVSNVDRASFEKTLHGPLDGVHRDLMAGGPFFDAIYTAQDIGSYKPDLRNFEYLISHVKEEFGVEKEDILHVAQSLHHDHEPAKKIGLSSAWIARGDGGQSGMGGEVKEYIQTGRVAFGWQFRSLAELADAVDREGTNS
- a CDS encoding uncharacterized protein (EggNog:ENOG410PN26~COG:S~BUSCO:14748at33183), with the translated sequence MVSNFESALHAIDNAHSDDPNVVTIDDKQVPYELHYANKMSKYLTLHTPSPSDLLRLAVRAQHLRRWEVPRSSYPMNKMGYLSWRAALKKRHASLVEEICLNSGYSAADSERVAALVRKENMKTDEECQVLEDVACLVFLDDQFEEFEREHDEEKVIGILRKTWGKMSDRGHELALEIPLSSRGKELITRALT
- a CDS encoding uncharacterized protein (EggNog:ENOG410PHKX~COG:P~TransMembrane:5 (i77-95o107-129i207-232o238-256i277-298o)~BUSCO:12484at33183), with product MACFLVLKRLLLGPSPPSTQDRLRKRLEQRHLLSDEGESSLQNGQGRRLLDLEAQTYDTFDDNASNASTRSRINPRIISDAILGLSDGLTVPFALSAGLSALGNTKVVVLGGLAELAAGAISMGLGGYVGAKSEMESYQATRRETEELIDGAPEETATRVRQVFAEFGVPESVVEDISNKLHDSPNLLMGFLLKFHHGEAEPNCNQAWISAITLALGYFVGGFIPLIPYFYIDKVLVALYWSIGVMGVTLLVFGYIKTCIVRGWYGRDNIIAGIKGGLQMILVGGLAAGAAIALVRAIDQGAG
- the LSM6_1 gene encoding U4/U6-U5 snRNP complex subunit lsm6 (EggNog:ENOG410PRHI~COG:A~BUSCO:16767at33183) is translated as MESRGAADSQDPSAFLSGITGASVTVKLNSGVVYKGELQSIDGYMNIALEKTQEFVNGKLRKSYGDVFVRGNNVLYISAD